The genome window ATAAAGTTTTAGACATCTTTGCAGGCTCAAATACTACAGGTTTTGTCGCTGAACAATTAGAAAGAAACTGGATAGCTTTTGAAAAAGACTCATCTTATTTGGCTTCTTCAGCTTTTCGTTTCCTAGATAAATCTCAAAATCAAAAGGATGCTCTTATTCTTTATGAACGACTTCTTTGTCAACAAGAATCTATTTTTATAAAGACCTCAAAGCAATTAGCTCTAAAATTATGAAGATTGCTTTCGTTTCACCTTTTTCGACTTCTTCTAGCAGTCGGGGTAAGTGAGTTTTTGCCTCGTAGGAACCAACGGTCTTCATTGCTTTTCGCCATGCTATCTTAGTAGACTACCAAAATCTATGCAACGGCATCTTAAAGCAAATTAATATAAAAACTTAGGACAGCATATATTGCTTTGCGCAGTTAAGGAGTCGGTTTGATATTTCGAGCTTTGTAGAATGTTTCTAAACTGTGGCGATCGCCTACGTATCTCCAGTGCCAAGGTTCATAACTCACACCTTGGGGATTACCTTCAGGAAACGACAATTCAAAGCTATAACGCGCAGCGTTTTGATCGAGCCATTTAAAAGCTTTCGTATTTTCAAACGAAGTACTCAAGTTTGTTGCAGGGACGTTTGCATCACCAATATCAACCGCATATCCTGTGTGATGTTCGCTGTAACCTGGAGGCGCACTGACACTGGCGCGTTTGGTTGTTGCTTGTCCGCGCTGTGCTTTCACATCAAAAAATAAGTGTTCTTGCTCATTTGCTGAGCGAAACCCAGAAATTGGGACTAATCTGACACCATCAGCCCTAGCTGCTGCCACCATTGCTTTAAATTGCTTGGCTGCGGAGGAACGCATCTTAATTCGTCCATCAGCAGTAATCGGTTCTAATTCCGATTGTGGTGCTTGTTCATAAGCAAAATGTCCTAGCAGTAATTCTGAATTACTGTCTGGGGGGTTGACAGGTGCAATAGATTGTGCAGGAGATGGGCTAGTCACGATCGCAGGTGCATCTACATTTTTTTGTGTTGCATTGAAATAAAAAACACCACCCACAAGCGCGATCGCACTTAAACCTAGTAAGCTCAAAATCAATGCTGGTATTCTTTTACGAGATTTAACAACAACAGTGCGATCGTCCCGCAAAGCCTCAGGAATATCATCTTGCACCCTTGTTCTAGTAAATTCAGTCCCCACGCACTCACTCCTGCATCTGACTTCAGCTCTAGCC of Gloeocapsopsis sp. IPPAS B-1203 contains these proteins:
- a CDS encoding M15 family metallopeptidase: MGTEFTRTRVQDDIPEALRDDRTVVVKSRKRIPALILSLLGLSAIALVGGVFYFNATQKNVDAPAIVTSPSPAQSIAPVNPPDSNSELLLGHFAYEQAPQSELEPITADGRIKMRSSAAKQFKAMVAAARADGVRLVPISGFRSANEQEHLFFDVKAQRGQATTKRASVSAPPGYSEHHTGYAVDIGDANVPATNLSTSFENTKAFKWLDQNAARYSFELSFPEGNPQGVSYEPWHWRYVGDRHSLETFYKARNIKPTP